The following are encoded together in the Bacillus sp. NP157 genome:
- a CDS encoding AraC family transcriptional regulator, translating into MTDPFAEVVTLLQPVARFSKVVSAGGRWRVRRTDVDEPFYCAVLEGTSVLVVDGQPPVTLQAGDFVLIPAADDFMTTSVEPPEGDENSAVVAGDGRARVGDPDVPADYRALIGHCSFRSPDAALLVSLLPRVLLVRGEPRLATLVQLVGAESRDTRPARDVVLERLLEVLFIDALRSAGTSAPTGLVKGLADTRLAQALRRIHEAPAEGWTVARMASEAALSRSAFFERFNRIVGVAPMAYLLTWRMALARQLLRRDQASITTVAERVGYGSASAFSTAFTRHVGQTPARYAAAPR; encoded by the coding sequence ATGACCGACCCGTTCGCCGAAGTGGTCACGTTGCTGCAGCCGGTGGCGCGGTTTTCGAAGGTCGTCAGCGCCGGTGGCCGCTGGCGCGTCCGCCGCACGGACGTCGACGAGCCGTTCTACTGCGCGGTGCTGGAAGGCACGTCGGTGCTGGTCGTCGACGGCCAGCCGCCCGTCACGCTGCAGGCCGGCGACTTCGTGTTGATTCCTGCCGCCGACGACTTCATGACAACCAGTGTCGAACCGCCGGAAGGCGACGAAAACTCAGCGGTGGTCGCGGGCGATGGACGTGCCCGCGTGGGCGATCCCGATGTCCCCGCCGACTATCGGGCACTGATCGGCCACTGCAGCTTTCGCTCCCCGGACGCCGCGTTGCTGGTGTCCTTGCTGCCGCGCGTGCTGCTCGTACGCGGCGAGCCGCGCCTGGCGACACTGGTGCAGCTGGTTGGCGCCGAATCCAGGGATACGCGGCCGGCACGCGACGTCGTGCTGGAACGCCTGCTGGAGGTGCTGTTCATCGACGCCCTGCGCTCGGCCGGCACGTCGGCACCGACGGGCCTGGTGAAGGGCCTTGCCGATACGCGCCTCGCGCAGGCGCTGCGTCGTATCCACGAAGCCCCGGCCGAAGGCTGGACCGTGGCGCGCATGGCCAGCGAAGCAGCACTGTCACGCTCGGCCTTCTTCGAACGCTTCAACCGCATCGTCGGCGTCGCGCCCATGGCCTACCTGCTCACGTGGCGCATGGCCCTCGCCCGCCAGCTGTTGCGCCGCGACCAGGCCAGCATCACGACCGTGGCGGAGCGCGTCGGCTACGGATCCGCGAGCGCGTTCAGCACCGCGTTCACCCGCCACGTCGGCCAGACACCCGCACGCTACGCCGCTGCGCCTCGCTAA
- a CDS encoding DNA polymerase II: protein MHAPDPRGFILTRHWRDTRDGVSLEFWLATEAGPRNVLVTGQSAVAFVREAQRADVEAAIRNDGAFELKPLPLKTLAQEPVSGLYAQGYRAMLRLEKRLSERGITLLEADIRPTDRYLMERFITASVTVEATESDDHAVLVNPRIKPSDAYRPSLRVVSLDIETSAMGELYSVALEGCGQRQVYMLGARPEGDATMVDFDLAYCADRPAMILALNAWFREHDPDAIIGWNLVQFDLRLLQACADQHGLVLALGRGGRAIDWRAHGRREGYVFASIPGRLAIDGIEAMRSAMWSFPSFSLESVAQALLGEGKDVDDPYHRMDEIERRFREDKPALARYNLVDCELVTRIFDKVKLLDFVLERANATGLPADQSGGSIAAFSHHYLPRMHREGYVAPNIGLSHGESYPGGFVMESRPGIYDSVLVLDYKSLYPSIIRTFLVDPIGLAEGMRASDLADTVPGPNDTRFSRTKHCLPGIITHLWERRDQAKRDGNQALSQAFKLLMNAFVGVLGASGGRFFDPRLAAAVTLRGHEMMRSTRALVEAEGYEAIYGDTDSIFIWLGEAHSEAEATAVGARLVGLINQWWKDTLARDYGVDSFLEIEFDTHYKRFFMPTIRGSELGSKKRYAGLVEADDGSDELVFRGLETVRSDWTPLAQRFQRELYGRIFRREPYVDYIVEYVRQLQAGELDDLLVYRKRLRGKLDSYDRTTPPQVRAARLADEYNARQGRPLQYQNGGWISYVMTLAGPEPVEVRVAAVDHEHYLTNQLEPIADAILAPSGESLAALTNQQSELF, encoded by the coding sequence ATGCATGCGCCTGACCCTCGTGGCTTCATCCTCACCCGACACTGGCGCGATACCCGCGATGGGGTGAGCCTCGAGTTCTGGCTTGCCACCGAGGCCGGCCCGCGTAACGTGCTGGTGACCGGGCAGTCGGCGGTCGCCTTCGTGCGCGAGGCGCAACGCGCCGACGTCGAAGCGGCGATCAGGAACGATGGTGCCTTCGAGCTGAAGCCGCTGCCGCTGAAGACACTCGCGCAGGAGCCGGTCAGCGGCCTCTACGCGCAGGGTTACCGGGCGATGCTCCGTCTGGAGAAACGGCTTTCGGAGCGCGGCATCACCTTGCTCGAGGCGGATATCCGTCCCACCGATCGCTACCTGATGGAGCGGTTCATCACGGCGTCGGTGACGGTGGAAGCCACCGAAAGCGACGATCACGCCGTGCTGGTGAATCCACGGATCAAGCCCAGCGATGCCTACCGCCCGTCGTTGCGGGTGGTCTCGCTCGACATCGAAACCAGCGCGATGGGCGAGCTGTACTCGGTCGCCCTGGAAGGGTGCGGGCAACGCCAGGTGTACATGCTCGGCGCCAGGCCGGAAGGCGATGCGACGATGGTCGACTTCGACCTGGCCTATTGTGCCGACCGCCCGGCGATGATCCTCGCGCTGAACGCGTGGTTCCGCGAGCACGACCCCGACGCCATCATCGGCTGGAACCTCGTGCAGTTCGACCTGCGCCTGCTGCAGGCCTGTGCCGACCAGCACGGGCTGGTGCTGGCACTGGGGCGTGGCGGGCGCGCGATCGACTGGCGCGCGCATGGCCGGCGCGAGGGCTATGTGTTCGCCTCCATTCCCGGTCGCCTCGCCATCGACGGCATCGAAGCGATGCGCTCGGCGATGTGGTCGTTCCCCTCGTTCAGCCTGGAAAGCGTCGCGCAGGCGCTGTTGGGCGAAGGCAAGGACGTCGACGATCCGTACCACCGCATGGACGAAATCGAACGGCGCTTCCGCGAGGACAAGCCGGCCCTCGCACGCTACAACCTGGTTGACTGCGAACTGGTGACGCGGATCTTCGACAAGGTGAAGTTGCTGGATTTCGTCCTCGAGCGCGCCAACGCCACCGGCTTGCCGGCCGACCAGTCCGGCGGATCGATCGCCGCCTTCAGCCATCACTACCTGCCGCGCATGCATCGCGAAGGCTACGTGGCGCCGAACATCGGGCTGAGCCACGGCGAGTCGTATCCGGGCGGATTCGTCATGGAGTCGCGTCCCGGCATCTACGACTCCGTGCTGGTGCTCGACTACAAGAGCCTGTATCCATCGATCATCCGTACCTTCCTCGTCGACCCGATCGGGCTCGCCGAAGGCATGCGTGCGAGCGACCTCGCCGATACCGTGCCGGGCCCGAACGACACGCGCTTCTCACGTACGAAACATTGTTTGCCCGGCATCATCACGCACTTGTGGGAACGTCGCGACCAGGCCAAGCGCGATGGCAACCAGGCGCTCTCGCAAGCGTTCAAGCTGTTGATGAACGCCTTCGTTGGCGTGCTCGGTGCATCCGGCGGACGCTTCTTCGATCCACGCCTCGCCGCGGCCGTGACCCTGCGCGGCCACGAGATGATGCGAAGCACGCGCGCGCTGGTCGAAGCGGAAGGCTACGAAGCGATCTACGGCGACACCGATTCGATCTTCATCTGGCTCGGCGAGGCACACAGCGAGGCCGAGGCAACGGCCGTCGGCGCGCGGCTGGTCGGCCTGATCAACCAGTGGTGGAAGGATACGCTCGCCCGCGACTATGGCGTCGACAGTTTCCTCGAGATCGAATTCGATACGCACTACAAGCGCTTCTTCATGCCGACCATCCGTGGCAGCGAGCTGGGTAGCAAGAAACGTTACGCAGGGCTGGTCGAAGCCGACGACGGCAGCGACGAGCTGGTATTCCGCGGCCTGGAAACCGTGCGCAGCGACTGGACGCCGCTTGCCCAGCGCTTCCAGCGCGAGCTGTACGGCCGCATCTTCCGCCGCGAGCCGTACGTCGATTACATCGTCGAATACGTGCGCCAGCTCCAGGCCGGCGAACTCGACGATCTGCTGGTCTATCGCAAGCGCCTGCGTGGCAAGCTGGATTCGTACGACCGCACGACCCCGCCGCAGGTACGCGCGGCGCGACTCGCCGACGAATACAACGCGCGGCAAGGTCGACCGCTGCAGTATCAAAACGGTGGATGGATCAGCTACGTGATGACACTGGCGGGCCCGGAACCCGTCGAAGTACGCGTCGCCGCCGTCGACCATGAGCATTACCTCACCAATCAACTCGAACCCATCGCCGACGCCATCCTCGCCCCCTCCGGCGAGTCGCTCGCCGCACTCACGAATCAGCAGTCCGAATTGTTTTAG
- the dmeF gene encoding CDF family Co(II)/Ni(II) efflux transporter DmeF: MSIEAAAQGLVHSHAFNEGNPLAERSTRRAVYLTAAMMVVEIAGGWYYNSMALLADGWHMSSHALALGLSAFAYACSRRFARDPRFAFGTWKIEILGGYTSAILLLGVAGLMAFQSFERLLDPLPIHYPQAIGIAVVGLAVNLICAWWLRDQHDHEHGHGHSHGHGHSHGHSHRHDHHSHGGHAHPPHDHAQGHAHDLNLRSAYLHVVADAATSVLAIAALIAGMLWGVRWMDPVMGLLGAVLVTVWGVGLLRDTGRVLLDAEMDAPVVDEIREVIATDPRPAVITDLHVWRVGKGKFAVVLSLATDAPVDAAYYRKALSIHDELVHVSVEINPVAC; encoded by the coding sequence ATGTCCATCGAAGCGGCCGCCCAAGGCCTCGTCCATTCGCACGCCTTCAATGAAGGCAATCCGCTCGCTGAGCGAAGCACGCGCCGGGCCGTGTATCTCACCGCGGCCATGATGGTGGTCGAGATTGCCGGCGGCTGGTACTACAACTCCATGGCGCTGCTGGCGGACGGATGGCACATGAGTTCGCATGCGCTGGCGCTGGGCCTCTCCGCCTTTGCCTACGCCTGTTCACGTCGCTTTGCCCGGGATCCGCGCTTCGCCTTCGGCACGTGGAAGATCGAGATCCTCGGCGGGTACACCTCGGCGATCCTGTTGTTGGGCGTGGCCGGACTGATGGCCTTCCAGTCGTTCGAGCGCCTGCTCGACCCGCTGCCCATCCACTATCCGCAGGCGATCGGCATCGCGGTGGTGGGGCTCGCGGTGAATCTCATCTGCGCCTGGTGGCTGCGCGACCAGCACGACCACGAACATGGCCACGGCCATAGTCACGGCCACGGCCATAGCCACGGCCATAGCCATAGGCACGATCACCACTCGCACGGAGGCCACGCGCATCCCCCGCACGACCATGCACAGGGCCACGCGCACGACCTGAACCTGCGCTCGGCCTACCTACACGTCGTGGCGGACGCCGCCACCTCGGTGCTGGCCATCGCCGCGCTCATCGCCGGCATGCTCTGGGGCGTGCGCTGGATGGACCCGGTGATGGGTCTGCTCGGGGCGGTCCTGGTCACCGTCTGGGGCGTGGGCCTGTTGCGCGACACCGGCCGCGTCCTGCTCGATGCCGAGATGGACGCGCCCGTCGTCGACGAGATCCGCGAAGTCATCGCCACCGATCCACGACCCGCGGTCATCACCGACCTGCATGTGTGGCGGGTGGGCAAGGGCAAGTTCGCCGTGGTGCTTAGCCTGGCCACGGATGCGCCGGTGGACGCGGCGTACTACCGCAAGGCGTTGTCGATCCACGACGAGCTCGTCCACGTCAGCGTGGAGATCAATCCCGTCGCCTGCTGA
- a CDS encoding metal/formaldehyde-sensitive transcriptional repressor — translation MSHVSQNKSRLVTRIRRLRGQLDALERALEGDAECLDVLTQAAAIRGASQGLMVELLGDHLRQHVVAPEDVEEREAEAEQVLQLVRRYLG, via the coding sequence ATGTCTCACGTTTCCCAGAACAAGAGCCGCCTGGTCACCCGCATCCGCCGCCTGCGCGGCCAGCTCGACGCCCTGGAGCGCGCGCTGGAAGGCGATGCCGAGTGCCTCGACGTCCTCACCCAGGCCGCGGCCATCCGCGGTGCGTCGCAAGGCCTGATGGTGGAGCTGCTCGGCGACCACCTGCGCCAGCACGTCGTCGCGCCCGAAGATGTCGAGGAACGCGAGGCCGAGGCCGAACAGGTGCTGCAGCTGGTGAGACGCTACCTGGGCTGA
- a CDS encoding FAD-dependent oxidoreductase gives MANSKTFDADVVIIGGGAAGVGAARRLSGRGLTVWLLEATQRIGGRGYTLDLEGLPLDMGCGWLHSAEHNGWRQLAENEGWTIDRRPAAWSKPQPHPHFPDADQAAAHAAYDAWHERLMTSPPASDRASDALDPESRWNGYLQAMSGYISGAPLERISAIDYNAYERAATDSNWRLPRGYGTLIAAHLPHDTGCHLATPVQSIDLDGPGVRLDTPTGTIHCRAAILTVSTNVLASDVIRLPEALDAWRHAASCLPLGCDEKLFLHIDGELDLPAERVLIADPHDPDSPVFYLRPLDRPVIETFLGGSSAHRVSVEGPAAAFGHLMDLLGGLLGTAAARRIRPLASSAWSGTTFVRGSYSHALPGYAAQRQILASAFRERLFFAGEATHPNAFSTAHGALASGTRAADEVLACLSSGTGG, from the coding sequence ATGGCTAACAGCAAGACCTTCGATGCCGACGTCGTCATCATTGGCGGCGGTGCGGCAGGTGTCGGCGCGGCGCGCCGGCTTTCCGGCCGTGGCCTGACGGTTTGGCTGCTGGAAGCCACCCAGCGGATCGGCGGCCGCGGCTACACGCTTGACCTGGAAGGCTTGCCGCTGGACATGGGCTGCGGCTGGTTGCATTCGGCGGAGCACAACGGATGGCGCCAGCTCGCCGAAAACGAAGGCTGGACGATCGACCGGCGCCCGGCGGCCTGGAGCAAGCCGCAACCGCATCCGCATTTTCCCGACGCCGACCAGGCCGCCGCGCATGCGGCATACGACGCCTGGCACGAACGACTGATGACGTCGCCGCCGGCATCGGACCGGGCATCCGATGCACTGGATCCGGAAAGCCGCTGGAACGGCTACCTGCAGGCCATGAGTGGCTATATCAGCGGCGCGCCGCTGGAACGCATCTCGGCCATCGACTACAACGCCTACGAACGTGCCGCCACCGATAGCAACTGGCGCCTGCCGCGTGGCTACGGCACCCTGATCGCCGCGCACCTGCCGCACGACACCGGCTGCCACCTGGCAACCCCGGTTCAGTCCATCGACCTGGATGGCCCCGGGGTGAGGCTCGACACGCCGACCGGCACGATCCACTGCCGCGCGGCGATCCTCACGGTGTCGACCAACGTGCTGGCCAGCGACGTGATCCGGCTGCCCGAAGCGCTCGATGCATGGCGACACGCTGCCTCCTGCCTGCCCCTCGGCTGCGACGAGAAGCTCTTCCTGCACATCGACGGCGAGCTGGACCTGCCTGCCGAGCGCGTGCTGATCGCCGACCCGCATGACCCGGACAGCCCGGTGTTCTACCTGCGCCCGCTCGACCGGCCCGTGATCGAGACCTTCCTCGGCGGAAGCAGCGCCCACCGGGTCAGTGTCGAGGGGCCGGCAGCCGCCTTCGGCCACCTGATGGACCTGCTCGGCGGCCTGCTCGGCACGGCCGCCGCGCGGCGGATTCGTCCGCTGGCCTCGTCGGCCTGGAGCGGGACCACGTTCGTACGTGGCTCCTACAGCCATGCCCTGCCCGGCTATGCGGCGCAGCGCCAGATCCTTGCCAGCGCCTTCCGCGAACGCCTGTTCTTTGCCGGCGAAGCGACCCATCCGAATGCCTTCTCCACGGCCCACGGCGCGCTCGCAAGCGGCACCCGCGCGGCCGACGAAGTCCTGGCTTGCCTGTCGTCCGGCACCGGTGGATGA
- the mug gene encoding G/U mismatch-specific DNA glycosylase, producing MPLPDIIAPGLDVLFCGINPGLVAAASGEHFAGRSNRFWRVIHLAGFTDEQLTPAQARLILDYGYGLTTFVQRPTAGADEVTREEFEAAGDAFRKRVARYKPRVVAFLGKAAYASLSNQRILPWGRQSTPIAQSIAWVLPNTSGRNRAFTLDQLVEAYSALREAIGPARD from the coding sequence ATGCCGTTACCCGACATCATCGCGCCGGGGCTCGACGTGCTTTTCTGCGGGATCAATCCCGGGTTGGTCGCGGCGGCCAGCGGCGAGCACTTCGCCGGTCGCTCGAATCGGTTCTGGCGGGTCATACACCTCGCCGGTTTCACCGACGAGCAACTCACGCCAGCGCAAGCCCGATTGATCCTCGACTACGGTTACGGCCTGACGACGTTCGTGCAACGGCCAACGGCTGGTGCAGACGAAGTCACCCGGGAGGAGTTCGAAGCGGCCGGCGACGCCTTCCGCAAACGAGTCGCCCGATACAAGCCAAGGGTCGTCGCCTTCCTCGGCAAAGCCGCATACGCATCCCTATCGAACCAACGCATCCTGCCGTGGGGACGGCAGTCAACACCGATCGCGCAATCGATCGCGTGGGTATTGCCCAACACAAGCGGTCGGAATCGTGCGTTCACCCTCGACCAGCTCGTGGAGGCGTACAGCGCGCTGCGCGAGGCCATCGGGCCAGCCAGGGATTGA